From the genome of Anopheles merus strain MAF unplaced genomic scaffold, AmerM5.1 LNR4000292, whole genome shotgun sequence:
TTCCGCTATTTTTGATATTCTAATTTAAAGATTGAAAGTTTAAAGATTAAAGTTTTCTCTAGATAATTAAtgtcccaaatagccaaattttggcacgctaaaaaTCGATGCTTGAAATTAAAAAGCTACAActcaagcgccacagattaagcctaaacgactggaaaatcgaATATAAAAATTCGAAAAATCATAGCTTCTCTTGTTTGCTTCATagatagatggcgtattacaactcatcattatattacTGTcctttcttgcaatgtgttttgaCAAATTTCATCTTATTAttacctatatagccttctaactttccgagcaaaaatctataagAATGGTGTTGTggggtcagatacgtgggtattaACACCAACGTCCATAACTGAAATCTCTCTTGCTTCAGTGCTAGTGGTttacattggagtttagtatttaaacaatcgtatcgccgttctagttctagcgatgcataacttcaatgcgaaaccatacaacagtacagtggaaatgagaaagctctcctccaagcgatgaagctcaactggttggggtatcccaccaacagagagcgccaccagcttttcgctatttttagaatgcatgagtcgtttgccgtctgctaaacgaagtctttttatattccgtttaggtagagaacttgagtcgtttagaagccgtttagtggtcgtttagtggatttgtggcacttgggtcgTCGCTGAATATGGGGATTCTAGTGAAATAGCAAAAACTAGTGAAATGAAAGCCTTTGCACCGCACGCTCTGTTGTAGTTTGACATGAATACGGCCGTTTTGCTATACGACACAGTTCACTACTCATACAGGTTGGCGAATGTCAAATGAATGTATCTTGAAAATGTCTTcatgtcaaatgacattttttGACGGGAATGTCAAATGACAGAGAGAGATGGGAATTGGAAGCTTCAAATCGAATGAATGTTTACAATTTTATGTCGATGAACGtcaccgttcgcaacactgAATGTGACCGCAACATGTTCATAGACCTAGGCcgtagtggatttgtggcacttgagTACTGTACCACGGAACTACCCCAAGAAATTAATTTCTGTGATTCTGTGAAGATAACCAATTCTTTATAATTCAATATGATTCTTTCTGAATGATCAATAAAATTCGATTAAAAGATACATTATGTTGCATTACAAAATCGTGGTCTAAAATCAGTACAAATTACTCAAGTAACTATCAAATTTATAATCTATCTCAAGGACTTACTGTAATtttgtaattgaaaaaaaaattatggcCGAATAACAGCCATTTCTTCCACTATGCGATTTCAATGAAATATTTCCTTGGTACAAGATATATAAAGAAACGCATGAAGCCAATCATACCTTTCCTACCAACCTTGCAGCAAGCGTGTCACCGCTGTCAAATTTGTGTACGCCAAAATACGCAACTTCATTGTACCGCACgaatcattttgttgttttaataaaatattcaccaaAAAGCATCATGTCGGACAAGGAGAACAAGGATAAACCTAAGCTTGATCTCGGTCTTCTGGAAGAAGACGATGAGTTCGAAGAGTTTCCTGCCGAAGGTACGTATATAGTTGATTGGTTTAGTTCACAGTAAGCGCCATTTGGGTTGGTTGAGGTCACGATTGACTTCCGGAAGATTTATCATTGATTGCCTTCGGAACTCCTTCTTTTCCAACGACAGACTGGGCCGGTAACAAGGAAGACGAGGAAGAACTAAGCGTATGGGAGGACAACTGGGACGACGATAATGTTGAGGACGATTTCAACCAGCAACTACGAGCCCAACTCGAAAAGCATAAGTGATCACTGTTCGGTCGTCTGTCGCAATAACGCCgaaaatcaataaatgttAAATTAAATCTCCAATGTACGTTGCAGTTTATTGTGAAGTAGATGCTTCCTCGCTGTCTGCGTCCTCTTCAGTACGAACCATCGTGAGGGTGTACCGGTGCAGCTCGAAGTATCCTATTTTCTCTCCATCCTCAGTGTAATGGTACGTCTCAAGGCAATTTTCACAAATGTAGGCAGGATCGAAGATGTGTCGAGTGCTGTTCTGTACAATGTATTGCGCCTGACAGTGGCCACAGATGTTGCAAGGGACATCTCGAGAAAATCCGTAAGAGTTCAGCCACGGATATCGGGATCGCGTCAGAATGTCTGTTGTCGCCAACAATCGACAATCGCTTATCACGAACAGATGCTCGCAATTTCCTTGGTGCTGATACATCTGAAATAATAAAACGTCATCGTCAGTGTCTTGTAAGCAATGAAGCAACCAATTGGAACTTACCTGGGGATATCCCAAGCGAAATTTCAAATCTCCAAAGCGTGTATCTTCCATTCGTGCCGTCTTCAGCTCTCCAATCAAAGATTGACGATCGGCCCACTTCCGAATCACCCCCGAGTAGTCATGATTTGCATCATCCCGGAAATCATTGTAGAACGTGTCGTGAACGAAAAAGAATCCCGACTTCGGTGGCTTCTCGATCGGTTCCGCTGTTCTATCCCCGCTTATCTCATAGAACGGCCCCGCATCGCAGTGGCAGAAAATTTTGTCCTTCAGTTCTGTTAAGTACTGTGAACTAAGCACGTAATACTCTTGACTAAACTTTGGGTGGCCCAATCGTCGTCCTGCTTTGTATTTGAAGGGCTCGTAGAACCGTACAACCAGCACCATTTCGCGGAACGGTGTCAAATCCTTGCGCGTTTCCAAGTCCTGCTTTCGCTCCATGTATTTGTGCCGGTTGTATCGCAGCTTCACGTCTATATTGCGCTGATCCTTCACACTTTTGCGAGCGTTTACCCTTTGCACACAATTGAAGTGGGCGGCTTTAGCCGGCGTTTCCGCAGGTTTCGGCCTCGAGCATACCTTGTGCGGGAGAAACGTTCTCACGGGAACATCTTTCGAGCTGGACAGTTGGCCCACGTCGACCGATTCCAGCAGCTTATCGAACTCTGCAATATTGCCCTCCAGACCCATCGCTTCCATTATATCGTGATCGGACTCAACTATCCTGTCAAGACGATCAGGATGCAGTTCGTTCTGAAATTCAGCCAACGCATCCCATACGGATATCACTTTCTCCGTTCTTGGACAATATATATTTTCCATCTTGCTTCACAATTGTTTGCGGAAGGATTGCGGGAGCCTCGCCAACAGATTCACTTTCCGGGTCGATTGTTCTGCAAAGAAGCTGGCAGGCAGCAAAAAAATTGTCAAAATAGTTGAAATGTCGGTTTGTTTACATCTGCATCGGACTTTGCTATTTCCAGGGGTTGCCAACCCTTTAACAAGAAGCCGACAGTTGTAAAAACGAttctttattttaataataaacatgATTTGTAATACAACATAATGTGCGAAATAAACGACAAAAATTTAAGTCATCACAATTATTTTGGTTATTCCACAAACCTCTCTCGACAAAAAAGACTAACTAAAACTAATAAGAAAAATTCGTTCTCAAAACATTTAAGGTGTTTTAAAACCTTAATCTTTAATTCTCAAGTAttagcatatttttttaaaata
Proteins encoded in this window:
- the LOC121602087 gene encoding 26S proteasome complex subunit SEM1-like, which translates into the protein MSDKENKDKPKLDLGLLEEDDEFEEFPAEDWAGNKEDEEELSVWEDNWDDDNVEDDFNQQLRAQLEKHK
- the LOC121602086 gene encoding snRNA-activating protein complex subunit 3-like, with product MENIYCPRTEKVISVWDALAEFQNELHPDRLDRIVESDHDIMEAMGLEGNIAEFDKLLESVDVGQLSSSKDVPVRTFLPHKVCSRPKPAETPAKAAHFNCVQRVNARKSVKDQRNIDVKLRYNRHKYMERKQDLETRKDLTPFREMVLVVRFYEPFKYKAGRRLGHPKFSQEYYVLSSQYLTELKDKIFCHCDAGPFYEISGDRTAEPIEKPPKSGFFFVHDTFYNDFRDDANHDYSGVIRKWADRQSLIGELKTARMEDTRFGDLKFRLGYPQMYQHQGNCEHLFVISDCRLLATTDILTRSRYPWLNSYGFSRDVPCNICGHCQAQYIVQNSTRHIFDPAYICENCLETYHYTEDGEKIGYFELHRYTLTMVRTEEDADSEEASTSQ